The nucleotide window CTCCTTCTAATAAGGGGTTACCGATAACCATTGGAGAAACCACCATTTTAGTATATATAACTGGAATATTTGCTCTTAGTAGTAGTCTTCTCTGCACCAGTAGCTATTGCAGTCAAGTACAACCGAACTTACAGAGCCAATAATTATATAGATATGTCCTCTAACACTGCAAACGCTGCAAAAGAATCCGCTGAAGAGAGTGCCTGGAAGGCAAAAGAAAGCGCCCAACACGCTTCCGGTGCAGCCCAGGAAACCTTCAAAGACAGATTGCAAAAAGCCAAAGATACCATCGAAGAATACGCTGAGTCTGCCAAAGAACATACTAGAGAGGGGGTCCAAAGAGCCAAGGAGTCTTTCCATAATGCCGCAGAAGCCGTCAAGGACAAAACCCACGAGGGAGCTGCAAAGACCAAGGACGGAATTGAGAACGCTGCTGACTCAACTAAGGAACATTCGAAGTCAGGTGCTTCCAAGCTCAGAGATAACCTAGAAGAAGCCGGAGAAAGCGCACAACAGAACACCAGAGAAGGTGCTAGTAAAGCGGCTTCCAAGGTTTCTGAGGGTGCAGAAAAAGTATCAGATAAGGCAGACAACCTATCCGCAAGAGCTGAGGGTAGAAGGAGTTTCGCAGAGAATGCTAAAGCTACCAGTAAAGAATTGGCTGACCAGGCTGGTCACTACGCAGAGACAGCTAAGGAAAAGCTAACTAACGCTTACAAGTATGTAGCAAAGAACATTCACGGTGAAAAATAGGCGCAAGAGCTAATAAGCCGCAAAGTATAGTGAAAATAGCGCAAAG belongs to Eremothecium sinecaudum strain ATCC 58844 chromosome IV, complete sequence and includes:
- the HSP12 gene encoding lipid-binding protein HSP12 (Syntenic homolog of Ashbya gossypii AFR506C; Syntenic homolog of Saccharomyces cerevisiae YFL014W (HSP12)), which gives rise to MSSNTANAAKESAEESAWKAKESAQHASGAAQETFKDRLQKAKDTIEEYAESAKEHTREGVQRAKESFHNAAEAVKDKTHEGAAKTKDGIENAADSTKEHSKSGASKLRDNLEEAGESAQQNTREGASKAASKVSEGAEKVSDKADNLSARAEGRRSFAENAKATSKELADQAGHYAETAKEKLTNAYKYVAKNIHGEK